In Centropristis striata isolate RG_2023a ecotype Rhode Island chromosome 1, C.striata_1.0, whole genome shotgun sequence, one DNA window encodes the following:
- the scpp5 gene encoding secretory calcium-binding phosphoprotein 5 yields the protein MKFAILCLCLASTASAAPSIFHYLPHYAGSRPQVAPSQVRTAFPVSPSLPQPGLPGGYSIELIYPHRFPGGPSPNCSNPFSSTGLIKYSIPQPPGRQSVEVYYPYDFSQGRIMTNLPPMTNVPHMPNVLPFDYPPQNIPQQIPNIPSFDANPLPSQDPMQPLLQDQPPQTSQMPAQV from the exons atgaAGTTTGCCATCCTTTGCCTCTGTCTGGCTAGCACAGCCTCTGCTGCACct TCCATCTTTCATTACCTGCCTCATTATGCAGGCTCCAGACCACAGGTAGCACCCTCACAG gtGAGAACTGCCTTCCCAGTTAGTCCGTCTCTACCACAACCTGGACTACCTGGTGGTTACAGTATTGAACTG ATTTACCCCCACAGATTTCCTGGTGGT CCATCACCTAACTGCTCAAAc CCCTTTTCCTCCACTGGTTTGATTAAATACTCCATCCCTCAGCCACCAGGCAGACAGAGTGTGGAAGTT TACTACCCATATGACTTCTCCCAGGGAAGG ATAATGACAAACTTGCCCCCGATGACAAATGTCCCTCACATGCCAAAT gtGCTTCCATTTGACTATCCCCCTCAAAATATTCCGCAGCAAATCCCAAAC ATTCCCTCATTTGATGCCAATCCTCTTCCATCCCAGGATCCCATGCAGCCTCTCCTGCAGGACCAGCCCCCACAGACAAGCCAG ATGCCTGCCCAGGTGTAA
- the scpp7 gene encoding secretory calcium-binding phosphoprotein 7, with translation MKFLLLAACVLGVAVCAPSHKYQEFDIRHAPPEAAQAIPAGVPVGTLDVLLEVDAPVGGPVRGFIKQEILEPNGRDTKDVYYPFGFDMPVPAAPAPVAPAAAADPVAPAAPVAPVAPVAPAAPAAPAAPAAPVVPVVAAPAARPTGDDDDDDDD, from the exons ATGAAATTCCTCCTGCTTGCTGCCTGTGTACTTGGAGTGGCTGTCTGTGCACCT TCTCACAAGTACCAGGAGTTTGACATCCGTCACGCTCCTCCTGag gCAGCTCAGGCTATTCCTGCTGGAGTCCCAGTTGGAACTCTGGATGTT CTTCTCGAGGTTGATGCTCCTGTCGGAGGACCA GTTCGTGGCTTCATCAAGCAGGAGATACTCGAGCCAAATGGCAGAGACACAAAGGATGTG TACTATCCTTTCGGTTTCGACATGCCAGTTCCTGCCGCGCCTGCACCCGTTGcccccgctgctgctgctgatcccGTTGCTCCTGCAGCCCCTGTAGCCCCTGTTGCCCCTGTTGCCCCTGCAGCTCCAGCTGctccagctgctcctgctgcccCTGTTGTACCGGTCGTTGCTGCCCCT GCTGCCAGGCCCACcggggatgatgatgatgatgatgatgactaa
- the enam gene encoding enamelin, whose amino-acid sequence MKLLVVMMCLLLTTLAAPVADSESNEEKHVIPCLSHVIKCEYDRCLTERIIGLIAVHVLGCLVFPQQAAAHANEALRWMEMYRLYQQQGVVGNPFLPAADAPADPAAAAVVEAAPAQPADAAPPAPAAVGDTSEEEAEDGNPAPKAAAPGAPAAPLNSDEVEEAEEVEAAEAEPAVVDAPAEPAAEPAAEPAAAVEPAVVDVPVDAAPVDAAVVDVPPVDVVPVDVAPDAPEVAVDAAAPVAADVPVAADAGAADAGAGPLAAETDTTGVAADAAVV is encoded by the exons ATGAAGTTATTGGTGGTTATGATGTGCCTGCTGCTCACTACCCTGGCTGCTCCT GTTGCAGACAGTGAAAGCAATGAGGAAAAA CATGTCATACCATGTTTAAGTCATGTCATCAAATGCGAGTATGATAGGTGTCTGACAGAGAGGATAATTGGCTTAATTGCAGTGCATGTCTTGGGATGTCTGGTATTTCCTCAGCAGGCTGCAGCACATGCTAATGAGGCCCTGAGGTGGATGGAGATGTACAGGCTGTACCAGCAGCAG gGAGTAGTTGGAAACCCCTTCCTGCCTGCTGCTGATGCTCCT GCTGacccagctgcagcagcagtg GTGGAAGCCGCACCAGCCCAGCCAGCTGATGCCGCTCCTCCGGCTCCGGCAGCTGTCGGAGACACAtcagaggaggaggcggag GATGGCAACCCTGCCCCTAAAGCTGCAGCACCTGGTGCACCTGCTGCCCCCCTAAACTCTGATGAGGTAGAGGAAGCCGAGGAAGTGGAGGCAGCTGAGGCTGAACCAGCTGTGGTTGACGCACCAGCAGAGCCAGCAGCAGAGCCAGCAGCAGAGCCTGCAGCGGCTGTGGAGCCAGCAGTTGTTGACGTCCCAGTAGACGCCGCACCGGTTGATGCTGCCGTTGTGGATGTGCCTCCTGTTGATGTGGTTCCAGTTGACGTTGCCCCTGATGCCCCCGAGGTGGCCGTCGATGCGGCTGCGCCTGTCGCAGCTGATGTTCCTGTTGCTGCTGATGCAGGTGCAGCTGATGCCGGGGCTGGCCCGCTGGCAGCTGAGACTGACACAACTGGAGTGGCAGCAGATGCTGCTGTAGTGTAG